One genomic region from Candidatus Omnitrophota bacterium encodes:
- a CDS encoding fumarylacetoacetate hydrolase family protein, translated as MKYVRFEYSGVIYEGIIENDSIIPIEESPFQKLTSLKHGVRMGDVRLIAPVAPSKIIAVGLNYVDHAEELKAAPPKEPLIFLKAPTAIIGPGEPIYYPPVSAQVDYEAELAIVMKRSGRDISCKNARDYIFGYTCLNDVTARDLQKKDGQWTRAKSFDTFCPIGPHIVTDIDTSSLEIEARLNGTVKQSSNTSQMIFNCERLIEFISEVMTLEPGDIIATGTPGGIGPMNPGDEVEIKIEKIGSLVNRVAKR; from the coding sequence ATGAAATATGTACGCTTTGAGTATAGTGGGGTTATCTATGAGGGGATTATCGAAAACGATAGTATCATACCGATTGAAGAAAGCCCCTTCCAGAAACTCACATCATTAAAGCATGGCGTAAGAATGGGCGATGTAAGGTTGATCGCCCCCGTAGCCCCTTCCAAAATAATAGCAGTAGGACTAAATTACGTTGACCACGCTGAAGAGTTAAAAGCAGCTCCTCCCAAAGAGCCGCTAATATTCTTAAAAGCCCCTACTGCCATAATAGGACCCGGCGAACCAATATATTACCCTCCCGTATCCGCGCAAGTGGATTACGAAGCCGAATTGGCTATAGTTATGAAAAGGAGCGGACGCGATATTTCCTGCAAAAATGCCCGTGATTACATATTCGGCTATACATGCCTGAATGATGTTACGGCAAGAGACCTGCAAAAGAAAGACGGCCAATGGACGAGGGCAAAATCTTTCGACACATTCTGCCCAATCGGTCCGCATATAGTTACCGACATCGATACATCTTCTCTCGAGATCGAAGCTCGCCTTAATGGCACGGTTAAGCAATCGTCTAATACTTCTCAAATGATCTTTAACTGCGAGCGGCTTATAGAATTTATCTCGGAAGTAATGACTCTTGAACCGGGCGATATAATCGCAACCGGAACGCCTGGTGGAATAGGGCCAATGAATCCGGGCGATGAAGTAGAAATAAAAATAGAAAAAATAGGTTCTCTGGTCAACCGTGTGGCGAAAAGATGA
- a CDS encoding XrtA-associated ATPase, which produces MYLDYYRLSERPFNVTSDPAFLYLSKRHKEAFTHLIYGIKERKGFLEITGEVGTGKTTLCRALLNQLDPQTKAAFIFNSDLSELQVLQAIADDLNINVERRTKMELFAKLNLFLIHQLRAGNNVVLILDEAQNLKARTLEQLRMLSNLETDKEKLFQIILVGQPELREKLNSPNLRQLRQRISVRYHILPLEQNEITDYVNHRLSIAGSDGTLKFTEDAIEKIYEYSGGIPRLINIVCDKSLLLGFVLERYEINGNIIEKSIEEIEGRIAV; this is translated from the coding sequence ATGTATTTAGATTATTACAGACTCAGCGAAAGACCTTTCAATGTTACAAGCGATCCCGCCTTTTTGTATCTCAGCAAAAGGCACAAGGAAGCTTTTACGCATCTCATTTACGGCATAAAAGAGAGAAAAGGGTTTCTTGAAATAACCGGGGAGGTGGGCACTGGCAAGACTACCTTATGCCGCGCCCTTCTGAACCAGCTGGATCCGCAAACGAAGGCCGCCTTCATCTTCAATTCTGACCTATCCGAGCTTCAGGTGCTTCAGGCGATAGCGGATGATCTGAATATAAATGTCGAGCGCAGGACAAAAATGGAATTATTCGCCAAACTTAATCTTTTTTTAATACACCAATTGCGCGCAGGCAATAATGTCGTCCTTATTCTTGACGAGGCCCAAAACCTGAAGGCGCGTACGCTCGAACAGTTGCGTATGCTTTCCAATCTAGAAACGGACAAGGAAAAATTATTTCAGATAATACTCGTGGGACAGCCGGAATTAAGAGAAAAACTCAATTCACCGAATCTTCGGCAGTTGAGGCAGCGGATAAGCGTCCGGTACCATATTTTGCCGCTTGAACAAAACGAAATCACCGACTATGTAAACCACAGATTATCGATAGCCGGATCTGACGGGACGCTTAAATTCACCGAAGATGCCATAGAGAAGATTTACGAATATTCGGGCGGAATACCCCGCCTCATCAATATAGTCTGCGACAAATCGCTTCTTTTGGGATTTGTCCTGGAGCGTTACGAAATAAACGGAAATATTATAGAAAAAAGCATAGAAGAAATAGAAGGAAGGATAGCCGTATGA
- a CDS encoding SPOR domain-containing protein produces the protein MGENYTKQDQGELFPEFKPSGGGKFAYFKKDFTLGKKMVLTISWENLVLFSIVLIMLLALFFSMGVEKGKRLTAKEMRIPAPAAYPSKAEIKEPVSAGEVKRTPSVNASPVSEKISGPYTIQVMALKKIEDTQKEVARLSAAGYEAFLISSGSWHQVCIGRYATQADASKDLRNIKQKYPDSYIRKTGN, from the coding sequence ATGGGAGAAAATTACACAAAACAAGACCAGGGAGAACTTTTCCCGGAGTTTAAGCCCTCCGGAGGCGGAAAATTCGCGTATTTCAAAAAGGACTTTACGCTTGGAAAAAAGATGGTCTTAACCATTTCATGGGAAAACCTGGTTCTATTTTCCATAGTTTTAATCATGCTTTTAGCGCTCTTTTTTTCAATGGGTGTTGAAAAAGGTAAGCGACTGACCGCGAAAGAGATGCGCATACCGGCACCGGCTGCTTACCCATCTAAAGCGGAAATAAAAGAACCTGTGTCGGCGGGTGAGGTAAAAAGAACTCCGAGCGTAAACGCTTCCCCGGTAAGTGAAAAAATTTCCGGGCCATATACCATACAGGTCATGGCCCTTAAAAAAATCGAAGATACCCAAAAGGAAGTAGCGCGTTTAAGTGCGGCCGGATATGAGGCTTTTCTTATATCTTCGGGCAGTTGGCATCAGGTATGCATAGGCAGATACGCTACGCAGGCAGATGCCAGTAAAGATCTTAGGAACATCAAGCAAAAATATCCGGATTCGTATATCCGCAAAACAGGTAATTAA
- a CDS encoding NAD(P)H-hydrate epimerase, with protein sequence MTAVSSETMRQLDIMAAASGISTLELMENAGSAVAVKAKEIERVEGKNIAVFCGRGNNGGDGLVAARKLITDGLRADLYLLGKKEDVKNEAAINLKLLLKIKNVKELISEEDVERLNDSFNYSLVIDALTGTGFRGPIKGILKKVIDLINSARLPVLAVDVPSGLNADNGKAEPVAVTALYTLSFGLPKKGFYTGDGPSHTGSIEVVNIGFPQELLEKAIELEKGYERDKG encoded by the coding sequence ATGACAGCTGTAAGCTCAGAAACTATGCGCCAACTGGACATAATGGCTGCCGCAAGCGGCATATCGACGCTTGAGCTTATGGAAAACGCGGGTTCTGCCGTCGCGGTAAAGGCAAAAGAAATAGAGCGCGTAGAAGGAAAAAATATTGCTGTCTTTTGCGGTAGGGGAAATAACGGCGGCGACGGATTAGTAGCCGCGAGAAAATTAATAACGGACGGCCTTCGGGCAGACCTATACCTCCTGGGAAAAAAAGAAGACGTAAAAAATGAGGCGGCGATTAACCTAAAATTACTCCTTAAGATAAAAAATGTAAAGGAACTTATTTCGGAAGAGGATGTTGAGCGCCTTAATGACAGTTTTAATTATTCGCTTGTAATAGACGCTTTGACCGGAACAGGATTTCGCGGCCCTATCAAGGGCATCTTGAAAAAGGTAATAGACCTCATAAATTCTGCCCGGCTGCCGGTTCTGGCGGTAGATGTGCCTTCCGGCTTAAATGCGGATAATGGCAAGGCTGAGCCTGTGGCGGTAACGGCCCTATATACATTAAGTTTTGGATTACCCAAAAAGGGTTTCTATACAGGGGATGGCCCATCCCATACAGGTTCCATTGAGGTAGTAAACATAGGCTTCCCTCAGGAGTTACTGGAGAAGGCCATAGAACTCGAGAAGGGATATGAAAGAGATAAAGGTTAA
- a CDS encoding HD domain-containing protein yields MENTKDLLSQLVKSEGFKKEASVLKALLKDSVWWMAEETDKAAITGVDKVKPYFCRKGEAVTDACLRRFRNLLNKTRRSKKPVRFGCANSKNGICVPVIQGDKIYGYIGICHSQNKIRDDIIALFSNFMEGLIREFQKEVELAKLYEAVRPRAIALSTVHTIHRILSSTLNLEELLPKIARLSLQILKAERCCILLANGNKKPTIVHISAGNNGKKGSGLYRGHYARIIKRDVLRKGKLVMTKKMLCAPLTDEDVMGAICVMCRVDNAPFNIFDKEILATLSEQAVIAVKNAKLYKEQKDITLGSIKSLATTLATRTGGSYRPKESFIKIILAMGKEMQLGSDELRNLHYAALLHDAGQIGFSDKILTKSAKLTGKEYDIIKKHPKKSVKIIKHLSFLKPVIPLILHHHENYDGSGYPDGLKGDNIPLGSRIMALAGAFNAMITKRPYRQKVDIEKAISEIKKSSGTQFDPRAVKAFLKIIGEKSIVGLLKKNR; encoded by the coding sequence ATGGAAAATACTAAAGACTTACTTTCACAGCTAGTAAAAAGCGAAGGCTTTAAGAAGGAGGCGTCTGTACTTAAAGCGCTTTTAAAAGATTCGGTATGGTGGATGGCGGAGGAGACCGATAAAGCAGCCATAACCGGTGTAGATAAGGTCAAACCGTACTTTTGCCGGAAAGGTGAGGCCGTAACTGATGCCTGCCTGAGAAGGTTCCGCAATCTGCTGAATAAGACGAGGAGATCTAAAAAACCTGTGCGTTTCGGCTGCGCAAATTCCAAAAACGGTATATGCGTACCCGTGATCCAAGGCGACAAGATTTATGGATATATCGGAATATGCCACTCCCAAAACAAGATAAGAGATGACATAATAGCGCTATTCTCTAATTTTATGGAGGGGCTTATAAGAGAATTCCAGAAGGAAGTCGAGCTTGCAAAGCTTTACGAAGCAGTAAGACCAAGGGCCATTGCCCTGTCCACTGTCCATACCATACACCGCATCTTAAGTTCAACATTAAACTTAGAAGAACTGCTGCCTAAGATAGCGCGCCTTTCGCTGCAAATACTGAAAGCGGAGCGATGCTGCATATTGCTCGCAAACGGCAATAAGAAACCCACTATTGTACATATTTCAGCGGGTAATAACGGGAAAAAAGGATCTGGTTTATACCGCGGCCATTATGCAAGAATTATAAAGCGGGATGTTCTGCGCAAGGGGAAACTTGTAATGACAAAAAAGATGCTCTGCGCGCCTTTAACCGACGAGGATGTCATGGGAGCGATATGCGTAATGTGCCGAGTAGATAATGCGCCCTTCAATATATTTGACAAGGAAATACTGGCAACTCTTTCCGAGCAGGCCGTAATAGCTGTTAAAAATGCCAAGCTGTATAAAGAGCAGAAAGATATAACGCTCGGAAGCATAAAATCGCTGGCTACTACTCTGGCAACGCGTACGGGCGGAAGTTACAGGCCCAAGGAGTCTTTCATAAAGATAATCCTCGCCATGGGAAAAGAGATGCAGCTCGGTTCGGACGAATTACGAAACCTGCATTATGCCGCCCTGCTGCATGACGCCGGGCAGATAGGATTCTCCGATAAAATACTTACTAAGAGCGCGAAATTAACGGGCAAGGAATATGATATTATAAAAAAGCACCCTAAAAAAAGCGTGAAAATAATAAAACACTTGAGTTTTTTAAAACCGGTCATCCCGCTAATATTGCACCATCACGAAAATTATGACGGCTCAGGATATCCTGATGGGCTAAAAGGCGATAATATACCGCTTGGATCAAGAATAATGGCACTTGCGGGGGCATTTAATGCGATGATTACAAAACGCCCCTACCGGCAGAAGGTGGATATTGAAAAGGCGATATCCGAAATAAAGAAAAGCTCGGGGACGCAGTTTGACCCCAGAGCGGTAAAGGCGTTTTTAAAAATAATCGGAGAGAAATCGATTGTCGGCTTACTGAAAAAGAACAGGTAA
- a CDS encoding general secretion pathway protein GspB, giving the protein MSIITEALKKAEMERNSSINSKEYLNKALGPRVDMSSHRKEAPVSSGIDDAPTISGRTADQPAGKIDWRISRPVIISGILIIGAIIFLSAMNVFIISFVDTEAVQSPQLTKSGKDYIEVETYTKAMYPDLIALEREPTIFKRLGRALKGITPKDEFISNFELNGIIYDADNSWAIINNQMVKIGDILSGAKILSISPQKVVLLYKEEMFNLSAR; this is encoded by the coding sequence ATGAGCATAATTACTGAAGCCCTGAAAAAAGCGGAAATGGAACGCAATAGCAGCATAAATTCAAAAGAATACCTAAACAAAGCTTTAGGTCCGCGAGTAGATATGTCGTCCCACAGAAAAGAAGCGCCGGTGAGTAGCGGCATAGATGATGCTCCAACTATCTCCGGCAGGACCGCTGATCAGCCTGCGGGTAAGATCGATTGGCGCATAAGCCGCCCTGTTATTATCTCGGGCATATTGATAATAGGCGCGATCATATTTTTATCGGCTATGAATGTATTTATCATTTCTTTCGTAGACACCGAAGCAGTTCAATCGCCGCAACTCACAAAGTCTGGAAAGGATTACATTGAGGTCGAAACTTATACCAAGGCGATGTATCCTGATCTGATAGCTCTTGAGCGGGAACCCACTATTTTTAAGAGATTGGGCAGGGCGCTGAAGGGTATCACGCCGAAAGATGAATTTATATCAAATTTCGAATTAAACGGAATAATTTATGATGCCGACAACTCCTGGGCTATTATAAACAACCAAATGGTGAAAATAGGCGATATCTTAAGCGGCGCCAAGATACTCTCGATCTCGCCGCAAAAAGTAGTACTTTTATATAAAGAGGAGATGTTCAATCTGAGCGCGAGGTAA
- a CDS encoding PilT/PilU family type 4a pilus ATPase, with amino-acid sequence MNISDLLKAMIEKNASDIHLKVGSGPIYRINKRLIPEDRCGKFTKEDMENIISQITTETQRHEFEQKNEIDYAYLADNIGRFRVNIFRQRGESGIVMRRIKDKIPTFAELNLPPIFEKIAMFERGIILITGASSTGKSTTLASIIDYINSNKNKHVMTLENPIEYIHGDKKSVINQREIGVDTESFHAALRHILRQDPDIIVIGEMRDAESVMTSISAAESGHVVLSSFHAEDTMQAITRILDFFPHHEREQIRMQLANNLKAITCQRLLKKLGGEEVGLIPAVEILAITPIASKLIRENRVKEIIKLLQHGEEGMCTFNMALATLYKKNLVTKEEALSKSSNPEALKINLKGIYLDEDKGILG; translated from the coding sequence ATGAACATATCTGATTTATTAAAGGCTATGATCGAAAAGAATGCCTCGGACATACATCTTAAAGTGGGCAGCGGGCCTATATATCGGATAAACAAACGGCTTATCCCTGAGGATAGGTGCGGAAAATTTACCAAAGAGGACATGGAAAATATCATTTCGCAAATCACTACCGAAACCCAGCGCCATGAGTTTGAACAAAAAAACGAGATCGACTATGCGTACTTAGCGGATAACATCGGGCGGTTCCGGGTAAATATATTCAGGCAGCGAGGCGAATCCGGCATAGTCATGCGGCGGATAAAAGACAAAATACCGACATTTGCAGAGTTGAATTTGCCGCCGATTTTTGAAAAGATCGCCATGTTTGAACGTGGTATAATTCTCATAACAGGAGCAAGCTCTACAGGAAAAAGTACAACGCTTGCAAGCATTATAGATTACATAAATAGCAATAAGAACAAGCATGTAATGACGCTCGAAAATCCCATCGAATATATACATGGGGATAAAAAATCCGTAATCAATCAACGCGAAATAGGCGTAGATACGGAATCGTTTCACGCGGCGCTCAGGCACATACTACGCCAGGACCCCGATATCATAGTAATAGGCGAGATGAGAGATGCCGAAAGCGTTATGACGTCCATATCGGCAGCGGAATCGGGCCACGTGGTATTGAGCTCGTTCCATGCGGAAGATACTATGCAGGCCATCACGAGAATACTAGACTTTTTCCCCCATCACGAAAGAGAACAGATAAGGATGCAATTAGCCAACAACTTAAAAGCGATAACATGCCAGCGCCTGCTTAAAAAGCTCGGAGGGGAAGAAGTAGGCCTGATACCGGCCGTAGAAATACTTGCGATTACGCCTATTGCGTCAAAATTGATCCGCGAAAACAGGGTAAAGGAGATAATCAAATTGCTCCAACACGGTGAAGAAGGGATGTGCACATTCAACATGGCACTCGCAACTTTATACAAAAAGAATTTAGTGACAAAAGAGGAGGCGCTTTCAAAATCTAGTAATCCGGAAGCGCTAAAGATAAACCTAAAAGGAATATATCTGGACGAAGATAAGGGGATATTAGGATAG
- the aroB gene encoding 3-dehydroquinate synthase, whose product MKEIKVNLGRNSYKIKIGHGILKKSGLYISRLNIGDNAVIITNPKINRLYGRTLRESLKKNGISVHTEMVPDSETSKSPKTFFSLINKIAHADKGKKPFIIAFGGGVVGDLAGFVAAVYRRGVPLIEIPTTLLAQVDSSIGGKVAIDAPFAKNMVGAFYQPSIVISDTSSLKSLPKREIKCGLSEIIKYSVIDSRSFFNFLSENIDSIIRLNKTKMEYTIKKCCAIKAKIVSKDEKDVKGVRAALNYGHTIGHAIESASGYTGLYNHGEAVAIGMLAAANISNKLGMLSEKDASSINSLVSRAGLPTKIKNIKLKKIMDAELHDKKFTEGVNAFVLPVRIGKVAVVKNISENIIEESVRELIV is encoded by the coding sequence ATGAAAGAGATAAAGGTTAATCTGGGGCGTAACAGCTATAAGATAAAAATAGGCCACGGTATCCTCAAGAAAAGCGGCTTATATATCTCACGCTTGAACATAGGCGATAACGCCGTAATAATAACGAACCCCAAAATAAACCGCCTGTACGGACGCACCTTGCGGGAATCGCTCAAAAAAAACGGCATAAGCGTTCACACTGAGATGGTGCCCGACTCTGAAACCAGTAAATCCCCTAAGACATTTTTCAGTTTGATAAATAAAATAGCGCATGCCGATAAGGGCAAGAAGCCTTTTATAATAGCGTTCGGCGGCGGTGTTGTCGGGGACCTGGCCGGTTTCGTGGCGGCGGTCTATAGGCGCGGTGTGCCCCTTATTGAAATACCGACGACGTTATTAGCGCAGGTCGATTCATCAATAGGCGGCAAGGTAGCCATAGATGCGCCATTTGCCAAAAACATGGTGGGTGCTTTTTATCAGCCGTCCATCGTAATCTCTGATACCTCATCTCTGAAAAGCCTGCCCAAGCGCGAGATAAAATGCGGCCTCTCCGAGATAATAAAATATTCCGTCATAGACAGCCGTTCGTTTTTCAATTTCTTAAGCGAGAATATCGACTCAATAATAAGATTAAATAAGACTAAGATGGAATATACCATTAAGAAATGCTGCGCGATAAAAGCTAAGATCGTAAGTAAGGACGAGAAGGACGTAAAAGGGGTAAGGGCAGCATTAAATTACGGACATACCATAGGCCATGCCATAGAAAGCGCTTCCGGTTACACGGGCCTGTATAATCACGGGGAAGCCGTGGCTATAGGAATGCTCGCTGCGGCAAATATATCCAATAAACTCGGTATGCTGTCAGAAAAGGATGCCTCGTCCATAAATAGCCTTGTTTCGCGAGCCGGGCTTCCGACAAAAATAAAGAATATCAAATTAAAAAAAATCATGGATGCCGAGCTGCACGATAAAAAATTCACCGAAGGCGTCAATGCGTTCGTGCTGCCCGTCCGAATCGGTAAGGTAGCCGTTGTTAAAAACATATCCGAAAATATTATTGAAGAATCTGTGCGGGAGCTCATTGTATAA
- a CDS encoding GNAT family N-acetyltransferase, translating into MQVRKFDTKDSADVKNLIVSILTKEYPFDKSVYENSDISSISDTYGGRKDVFFVIESDDDIIGTVGVKEDSKDTALLRRLFIKPSCRRKGYGSLLLSRALNHCRKNHFKQVVFRATGRMAQAINLLKKNGFKEAEKIDLGGFRIYKFVLDL; encoded by the coding sequence ATGCAGGTAAGAAAATTTGATACCAAGGATAGTGCGGACGTAAAGAACCTGATAGTATCAATCCTGACAAAAGAATACCCGTTCGATAAAAGCGTGTATGAAAATAGCGACATTTCAAGCATAAGTGATACATACGGCGGGCGAAAGGATGTCTTTTTTGTAATCGAGTCGGACGATGATATTATAGGCACCGTGGGCGTAAAAGAAGATTCAAAGGATACGGCTCTGCTTAGAAGGCTGTTCATAAAACCTTCATGCCGGAGAAAAGGCTACGGTTCGCTGCTCCTCTCAAGGGCGCTTAATCATTGCCGAAAGAACCATTTTAAACAGGTGGTCTTCAGGGCTACAGGGAGAATGGCGCAGGCAATAAATCTCTTAAAGAAGAACGGTTTCAAGGAAGCGGAAAAGATAGATCTCGGTGGTTTTCGAATATATAAATTTGTGCTAGACCTTTAA
- a CDS encoding exosortase system-associated protein, TIGR04073 family gives MKKGLVIALVMVMVLAVATVSYAQDPAKKLGRGLANILTGWIELPKNIYDTSVEDNPLAGLTIGLAKGIGMTIVRTGAGIYEVVTFPFPIPEDYGPVLEPEFVFSEQ, from the coding sequence ATGAAGAAAGGTTTAGTAATAGCGTTAGTTATGGTTATGGTGCTCGCAGTAGCTACGGTTAGCTACGCGCAGGATCCTGCCAAGAAGCTCGGAAGAGGCTTGGCGAATATTCTGACTGGCTGGATAGAATTGCCTAAAAACATATATGACACCAGTGTAGAAGACAATCCGCTAGCAGGACTGACCATAGGCTTAGCAAAAGGCATAGGAATGACGATAGTCAGGACGGGCGCCGGTATTTATGAGGTGGTAACGTTCCCGTTCCCTATACCGGAAGACTATGGACCAGTATTAGAACCTGAGTTTGTATTTTCCGAACAATAA
- a CDS encoding AsmA-like C-terminal region-containing protein, protein MITSRKNLLRVFVISVLIICVILLIPIRFNSINRLILSPLEKKFSKKLDFKASKIWIPGNIFLGGVSISDGSGMMGTAEDLNINYNLSALLLQSGEVSFKVRNVVVRQDIGLLTSVSSMLTIPKMPDARFECIEGILNFQKNVVYMKNIAAATDDMKIRGEGWVSKEGDLNCKLHFSFSSSVTSNVPDIVKTTLLTEEANGWMGITLKARGNYARPFLSIDSETFKLNIRKGILKLR, encoded by the coding sequence ATGATTACATCGCGAAAGAATCTATTAAGGGTATTCGTAATATCGGTTTTGATAATTTGTGTTATTTTGCTTATACCCATACGGTTCAATAGCATTAACCGGCTTATCCTCTCGCCTTTAGAAAAAAAGTTTTCGAAAAAGCTCGACTTTAAAGCGTCTAAAATATGGATACCCGGAAATATCTTCTTGGGGGGAGTATCCATTTCAGATGGAAGCGGTATGATGGGTACAGCCGAAGACCTGAATATCAACTACAATCTGTCGGCTCTTTTACTGCAGAGTGGCGAAGTATCTTTTAAGGTAAGAAATGTCGTGGTTCGGCAGGATATCGGCCTCCTTACTTCGGTCTCCAGCATGCTCACTATCCCAAAAATGCCCGATGCCAGATTCGAATGCATTGAAGGCATATTGAATTTTCAAAAAAATGTTGTGTATATGAAGAATATTGCGGCCGCGACAGATGATATGAAAATACGAGGAGAAGGGTGGGTAAGCAAAGAAGGTGATTTAAACTGCAAATTACATTTTTCATTCTCGAGCTCGGTCACAAGCAACGTGCCGGATATAGTGAAGACGACCTTACTGACTGAAGAGGCGAACGGCTGGATGGGCATAACGCTGAAGGCCAGGGGTAATTACGCAAGGCCTTTTCTCTCTATAGACAGCGAAACATTTAAGTTGAATATACGGAAAGGAATCTTGAAGCTCAGATAG